A window of Clostridium sp. 'White wine YQ' contains these coding sequences:
- a CDS encoding metallophosphoesterase family protein, whose protein sequence is MNRIKIIHAADFHFDSPFKELSSSYGEKRNEDIKKSFKKIINLANEECVQILLLCGDIFDNSSIKKSTLEFLKSEIETLNNTKVFIAAGNHDPLSDKSFYKVFNWPKNVFIFSKELEYVVLEDIKTVVYGYSFGSNYENTSLLKNFNIPQIYKGYINIMALHGEVTSSTGNEYNPITINEIGKSGLNYLALGHRHGFSGIKREDDTFYAYSGCPEGRGFDETGEKGIIFGEVYKDGVNLNFLPLCERTYNSIEVDISNCTNQEQVINSILFSLKDEDTDRNFYKVILTGYINGEMPIKIKTIEYRVKDRLYYIKIKDETRVNLDIDIIKKENSLRGIYYRKVAERLLDATEEEKIYLEEALKIGLEALMEEEVKGNDY, encoded by the coding sequence ATGAATAGGATAAAAATTATACATGCAGCAGATTTCCATTTTGATTCTCCATTCAAAGAATTATCTAGTTCTTATGGAGAAAAGAGAAATGAAGATATAAAGAAGAGTTTTAAAAAGATTATAAATTTAGCCAATGAAGAATGTGTACAAATTCTTCTTCTCTGTGGAGATATATTTGATAATTCTTCAATAAAGAAATCAACCTTAGAATTTTTAAAAAGTGAGATAGAAACATTAAATAATACAAAAGTATTTATAGCAGCAGGAAATCATGATCCATTAAGTGATAAAAGTTTTTATAAAGTTTTTAATTGGCCTAAAAATGTATTTATCTTTTCAAAAGAATTAGAATATGTAGTTCTAGAAGATATTAAGACTGTTGTCTACGGATATTCATTTGGTTCAAATTATGAGAATACATCACTGTTAAAAAACTTTAATATTCCACAAATATATAAGGGATATATTAATATAATGGCACTTCATGGTGAAGTTACCTCCTCTACAGGAAATGAATATAACCCTATTACTATTAATGAAATAGGAAAGAGTGGTTTAAACTATTTAGCCTTAGGACATAGGCATGGCTTTTCAGGTATAAAAAGGGAAGATGATACATTCTATGCTTATTCAGGATGCCCAGAAGGAAGAGGATTTGATGAAACGGGAGAAAAGGGAATAATTTTTGGTGAAGTGTATAAGGATGGTGTGAATCTTAACTTTTTACCATTATGTGAAAGAACATATAATTCAATAGAAGTAGATATTAGCAATTGCACTAACCAAGAACAAGTAATTAATTCAATATTATTTTCTCTAAAAGATGAAGATACAGATAGAAACTTTTACAAGGTAATTTTAACTGGTTATATTAACGGTGAAATGCCTATAAAAATTAAAACCATTGAGTATAGGGTTAAAGATAGGTTATATTATATTAAAATAAAGGACGAAACAAGAGTTAATTTAGATATTGATATTATAAAGAAGGAAAATTCCTTAAGAGGAATTTATTATAGAAAAGTAGCTGAAAGGTTATTAGATGCAACTGAGGAAGAAAAAATTTATCTTGAGGAAGCTCTTAAGATAGGTTTAGAGGCGTTAATGGAAGAGGAAGTGAAGGGTAATGATTATTAA
- a CDS encoding LPXTG cell wall anchor domain-containing protein: protein MKIRKQIKKFILALFVGAIMVSLVVGSIKASALQSALDKVTIVPKVSDNNSGMFDNSDGFWYPGRKLTKDFVIKNDNATDIEISKISVKIESVNNFLLMKVINPDEDIYNEFLKNLKVQLKDKDLVLFDGTFEDLKNNSVLLDKPIVTPGGGSEDISITVYLNETTGNIFQNLQQLFNLSVQFSLKDGGTVTTAITTLPKTGAAANFALLTALAMALIGIGLIFFDYRQKKASLNKGGNSIE from the coding sequence ATGAAGATTAGAAAGCAAATCAAAAAATTTATCCTTGCCTTATTCGTTGGAGCAATCATGGTTTCTCTTGTAGTTGGCTCTATAAAGGCATCAGCACTTCAAAGTGCTCTAGACAAGGTAACTATTGTTCCTAAGGTTAGTGATAATAATTCAGGAATGTTTGATAATAGTGATGGATTTTGGTATCCAGGTAGAAAACTTACTAAGGACTTCGTTATAAAAAATGATAATGCAACTGACATAGAAATAAGTAAAATCTCAGTTAAAATAGAATCAGTTAACAACTTTCTATTGATGAAAGTTATAAACCCAGATGAAGATATATATAATGAATTTTTAAAGAACTTAAAAGTTCAGTTAAAAGATAAAGATTTGGTTCTCTTTGACGGTACATTTGAAGACCTTAAAAATAATAGTGTTTTGTTAGATAAACCGATAGTAACTCCTGGTGGAGGTTCAGAAGATATTTCTATTACAGTATATTTAAATGAAACCACCGGAAATATATTTCAAAATCTACAACAACTATTTAATTTAAGTGTTCAATTTTCCTTGAAGGATGGTGGGACCGTAACTACTGCCATTACTACACTTCCTAAAACTGGAGCAGCAGCTAACTTTGCTCTTTTAACGGCATTAGCTATGGCTCTTATTGGTATAGGATTAATCTTTTTTGATTACAGACAAAAAAAAGCCTCTCTAAACAAAGGAGGTAATAGCATTGAATAA
- a CDS encoding rubrerythrin family protein: protein MDLRGSKTERNLLKTFAGESRANTKYTIYSEIAIQEELLWIAEIFKETAHNELAHAREVYRRYLELAKDTKSNLLDAIGGETEETKSLYKEFEKDAREEGFDRVADFYKELREVEASHQKRYTELYNQLNSDNFFEADGDKLWKCMNCGYIHEGNEAPRVCPLCKYPQGYFKLYCDPLSENEYKD, encoded by the coding sequence ATGGATTTAAGGGGAAGCAAAACTGAAAGAAACTTACTTAAAACTTTTGCTGGGGAGTCTAGAGCCAACACAAAATATACAATTTATTCTGAAATAGCAATACAAGAAGAATTATTGTGGATAGCAGAGATATTTAAAGAAACTGCTCATAATGAATTGGCACATGCCAGAGAAGTATATAGGAGATACTTAGAACTAGCTAAAGATACAAAAAGTAATTTATTAGATGCAATAGGAGGAGAAACAGAAGAAACTAAAAGTCTTTATAAAGAATTTGAAAAAGATGCAAGAGAAGAAGGCTTTGATAGAGTAGCTGATTTCTATAAAGAGCTTAGAGAAGTTGAAGCAAGTCATCAGAAGAGATATACAGAACTTTATAACCAGCTTAATTCTGATAATTTTTTTGAAGCGGATGGAGATAAGTTATGGAAATGCATGAATTGCGGATATATTCACGAAGGCAATGAAGCTCCAAGAGTTTGTCCACTATGTAAATATCCTCAAGGATACTTTAAGCTATATTGTGATCCTTTGTCAGAAAATGAGTATAAAGATTAA
- the pssA gene encoding CDP-diacylglycerol--serine O-phosphatidyltransferase, with protein MRKSSIPNLFTFANLAFGLLSIIATYNDNYFLAAIFIIVAGLIDRYDGRIARFLNVSSDLGKELDSLADLVSFGVAPSILTFVLYGFQDLGPYGVLGYICVILFPICGAFRLARYNASTFDGVFTGVPITIAGAVVALFVLVTVNNKTSVFIPVVIMIILSYLMISTFKLKKV; from the coding sequence ATGAGAAAAAGCAGCATACCTAACTTGTTTACTTTTGCTAACCTTGCTTTTGGATTACTATCAATTATTGCAACATATAACGATAACTATTTTTTAGCAGCCATTTTTATAATTGTTGCTGGTTTAATAGATAGATATGATGGAAGGATTGCTCGTTTTTTAAATGTTTCTTCTGACCTTGGCAAGGAATTAGATTCATTGGCTGATTTAGTTTCCTTTGGTGTAGCACCTTCAATACTTACTTTCGTATTATATGGATTCCAAGACTTAGGTCCTTATGGAGTATTAGGTTATATATGCGTTATTTTATTCCCTATATGTGGAGCATTTAGATTAGCAAGATATAATGCCTCAACATTTGATGGGGTTTTTACAGGGGTTCCAATAACAATTGCTGGAGCAGTAGTTGCACTTTTTGTTTTAGTAACTGTAAATAATAAAACTTCGGTATTTATACCAGTTGTAATAATGATTATTTTATCTTACTTAATGATTAGTACGTTTAAGCTAAAAAAAGTATAA
- a CDS encoding signal peptidase I, producing MKKKIFKYLSNIVIALLFILVIVAAYSNIQSKGKPGNLTSIGSYSWLSVLSGSMKPAFNPGDLIIDKKVDTTNLKVGDVITYMYGGNFLATHRITEVNKDPKGNLLFTTKGDSNNAKDDISISSSMIVGKYSFRIPLLGFLLLKIKGLPSVIGIWLLFFLVTGTEIYRIYKEQKKAKPSELKPE from the coding sequence ATGAAAAAGAAGATATTCAAGTATTTATCAAACATAGTAATTGCATTACTTTTTATTTTAGTAATAGTTGCAGCTTATAGCAACATACAATCAAAAGGAAAACCTGGTAATCTTACATCCATTGGGTCATATTCATGGCTATCTGTTCTCTCTGGAAGTATGAAGCCAGCATTTAATCCTGGTGACCTAATAATTGATAAAAAAGTTGATACTACCAATCTTAAAGTAGGAGATGTAATAACCTACATGTATGGTGGAAACTTTCTAGCAACCCATAGAATAACAGAAGTTAATAAAGACCCTAAGGGGAATCTTCTATTTACAACTAAAGGTGATAGTAACAATGCCAAAGACGATATTTCAATTTCTTCAAGTATGATAGTTGGAAAATATTCTTTTAGAATTCCATTACTTGGATTTCTATTATTAAAAATAAAAGGATTACCTTCAGTAATAGGTATATGGCTTTTGTTTTTCTTAGTTACTGGAACAGAAATATATAGAATATATAAAGAACAAAAAAAAGCTAAACCTAGTGAATTAAAACCCGAGTAA
- a CDS encoding SipW-dependent-type signal peptide-containing protein — protein MNKKSIGALLLSASLLVAGTASTFAYFTDSTSSDQTITLGNVGVSFSHEDNWKLAGSGFDLDAFKRFDFLNLQVPGRPNDEINLGKDSVTHVAPGDVLYKKYTLKNTGNLDSKVKLSLTNIDVTDPDDAGKGLAKGHDNDKDKSSLPDLSWFNIKAYEVNVDGSRGKEVALGVYPGYVTLDAKTQQEVAVYVGVIVDNGMKNDGMNNILSFTLKADATQWNNPNWSESGH, from the coding sequence ATGAATAAAAAATCTATTGGAGCTTTATTATTATCTGCATCTTTATTAGTTGCAGGTACAGCATCGACTTTTGCATATTTCACAGACTCAACTTCATCTGACCAAACAATTACATTAGGAAATGTAGGTGTTTCATTTTCACACGAAGATAATTGGAAGCTCGCAGGTAGTGGATTTGATTTAGATGCTTTTAAAAGGTTTGATTTTTTAAATTTACAAGTTCCTGGAAGACCTAACGATGAAATTAATCTTGGTAAAGATTCAGTTACTCACGTTGCACCTGGAGATGTTTTATATAAAAAATATACACTTAAAAATACTGGTAACTTAGATTCTAAAGTAAAGCTTTCTCTTACTAATATAGATGTGACTGATCCAGATGATGCTGGAAAAGGCCTTGCTAAAGGACATGATAATGATAAAGACAAGAGTAGTTTACCAGATTTGAGTTGGTTCAACATAAAAGCCTATGAAGTTAATGTTGATGGCTCAAGAGGAAAAGAAGTCGCTTTAGGCGTATACCCTGGCTATGTTACACTAGATGCTAAAACACAACAAGAGGTTGCAGTTTATGTTGGAGTTATTGTTGATAACGGCATGAAGAATGATGGTATGAATAATATTCTATCATTCACATTAAAAGCAGATGCAACTCAATGGAATAACCCAAATTGGAGTGAATCTGGTCACTAA
- a CDS encoding YegS/Rv2252/BmrU family lipid kinase yields the protein MKKVKFIYNPFSGENLILSELDKVISIHQEFGYQVVPFRIEKGITIDEALNDIDESFYYILVAGGDGTVDSLVNAMKERNIDIPLGILPVGTANDFARFLGLPQDVSTCVRQILSSKPKGVDIGKINNKYFVNVASTGLFTDVSQKTDLNLKNTIGKLAYYLKGLEQLPNFRKLKVNIKSKEVEYDGYMYLLLVFNGQTAGSFNLATSADIMDGYLDVIMFKAITIIDLIPLFIKVLRGEHLDSPNVLYFKTDNLIIESPEDIVTDIDGERGPDFPLNIQCIKNGIQVLGIK from the coding sequence ATGAAAAAGGTTAAATTTATTTACAATCCCTTTTCAGGAGAAAATTTAATTCTTTCAGAATTAGATAAAGTTATTTCAATACATCAAGAATTTGGTTACCAAGTTGTACCTTTTAGAATTGAAAAAGGGATTACTATAGATGAAGCATTAAATGATATTGATGAATCTTTCTACTATATATTAGTAGCAGGCGGTGATGGAACTGTTGATTCATTGGTAAATGCCATGAAAGAAAGGAATATCGATATTCCTTTGGGAATTCTCCCAGTAGGAACAGCAAATGATTTTGCAAGATTTTTAGGATTACCACAGGATGTATCTACTTGTGTAAGACAAATATTATCTTCAAAACCAAAGGGTGTTGATATAGGAAAGATAAATAATAAATATTTTGTAAATGTTGCAAGTACAGGATTATTTACAGATGTATCTCAAAAAACTGATTTAAATCTTAAAAACACAATTGGTAAGCTTGCCTATTATCTTAAGGGATTAGAGCAGCTACCTAATTTTAGAAAGTTAAAGGTTAATATTAAGTCAAAGGAAGTTGAATATGATGGATATATGTATCTATTATTAGTGTTCAATGGACAAACAGCAGGAAGTTTTAACCTAGCAACAAGTGCAGATATAATGGATGGATATTTGGATGTAATAATGTTCAAGGCTATAACAATTATAGATTTAATTCCGCTGTTCATAAAAGTATTGAGAGGGGAACATTTAGATAGCCCAAATGTTCTTTACTTTAAGACTGATAATCTTATAATTGAATCACCTGAGGATATAGTAACAGATATTGATGGTGAAAGAGGTCCAGATTTTCCTCTAAATATTCAGTGTATAAAAAATGGAATTCAAGTTTTAGGAATAAAATAA
- a CDS encoding AAA family ATPase gives MIIKDLKIKRFGNLKNKELSFKAGINIVYGGNEAGKSTLQNFIKVWLYGISTKRNKSLRDNLRTRYAIYNSERSQGELLVNNKNEDLRIIRSFGSTKKEDNSNIIDEISGSKVSEISLDEPGKDLFNISLSSFENTLFIKGLGTYVSSSKDDEVMHRLTNSFESGEEGVSYFKAIAKLELLRKSIITTRGNGELDKFKEIKDKLIEEREDFLITSNKNIEDESRLIDIKKEKEETELKLKKLDFYKKHIKKMKLQKEYKDILEYLRKSQELKKLAEGIEGELKSEEGLLDREKVEAIKEDVAVLLSFNEVIESKLEEEQEIEKERKSIEEILEDNKIIIELGNDLEEKTLKLYKEIEVNKSKILVYEENIKEIDGLKSRLNEIKLSLGKGVNIEGYEDDIDSTIKEYEELLFMLKDKINYRHKEDLTKEIKKKKNSNFIITLLIILGITSSIALAFVKPSFSIIPLFFVGFLLNIRFKLSKDIENLTDDKYSKERLKEIEEKIIDKENKLNEYVNMLKFSSLEELGVSLRKYKRHKEEIRVLGDLIKEREEKSYNGEISEIRTRYLEDNKMLNTIFGYAGCDSLEALLLKIKDLKEVLSREKIVNARWKDYSENLKSLNNEKERKEKNLYDKLEVIGFQDIPLNNLNLELDKILDKLKEKDQVQASLKSVEETYKVLLKDRDLENINKELEYIINDNLDYSFETEEEVDFEIKQTNLKLINIEKELKDVENSIYNRFLGKRSLITIEGDLQETLDNINELSLRLKGVELSIELLEESFKELQKNMGPVLNEKVSYYFSKLTSGKYKEVKVSQNYELVVVQDKGDILSGELLSNGAWDQVYLSLRLALVDMLFKEEKVPLIFDDAFVQYDDNRLKNVLEVLSEISYKRQIILFSCQKREVEILKNMAPKIETLNTEMQVIELI, from the coding sequence ATGATTATTAAAGACCTAAAAATCAAGAGATTTGGGAATTTGAAAAATAAAGAATTAAGCTTTAAAGCAGGAATTAATATAGTTTATGGAGGAAACGAAGCAGGAAAGAGCACTCTTCAAAATTTCATAAAAGTTTGGCTTTACGGTATATCAACAAAAAGAAACAAGTCTTTAAGAGATAATTTAAGAACTAGATATGCGATATATAATTCTGAAAGATCTCAAGGAGAACTTTTAGTTAATAATAAAAATGAAGATTTGAGAATAATAAGATCCTTCGGGAGTACAAAGAAGGAAGATAACTCTAATATTATAGATGAAATATCAGGAAGTAAGGTAAGTGAAATAAGCTTGGATGAACCAGGAAAGGATCTTTTTAATATTAGCCTTAGTTCATTTGAAAACACACTTTTTATTAAAGGGTTAGGAACATATGTAAGTTCTTCTAAGGATGATGAAGTTATGCATAGATTAACCAATAGTTTCGAAAGCGGAGAAGAAGGGGTATCCTATTTCAAGGCAATTGCTAAATTAGAGTTACTACGAAAGTCAATAATAACAACAAGAGGGAATGGAGAATTAGATAAATTTAAGGAAATTAAAGATAAGTTAATAGAAGAAAGAGAAGATTTTCTTATTACCTCAAATAAAAATATAGAAGATGAAAGTAGATTAATAGATATAAAAAAAGAAAAGGAAGAAACAGAATTAAAATTAAAAAAGTTAGATTTCTATAAAAAACATATTAAAAAAATGAAGTTGCAGAAGGAATATAAAGATATTCTAGAATATTTAAGAAAAAGTCAGGAACTAAAAAAGTTAGCAGAAGGCATTGAAGGAGAACTCAAATCAGAAGAAGGCTTATTAGATAGAGAAAAAGTTGAGGCTATAAAAGAAGATGTAGCAGTATTATTAAGTTTTAATGAGGTTATTGAAAGTAAATTAGAAGAAGAACAAGAGATAGAAAAGGAAAGAAAAAGCATAGAAGAAATACTAGAAGACAATAAAATTATAATAGAATTAGGAAACGACTTAGAGGAAAAAACATTAAAGTTATATAAGGAAATAGAAGTTAATAAAAGTAAGATCCTAGTATATGAAGAGAATATAAAAGAGATTGATGGGTTAAAAAGCCGTTTGAATGAAATTAAACTTTCATTAGGTAAAGGGGTTAATATTGAAGGTTATGAAGATGACATAGATAGTACTATTAAAGAGTATGAAGAATTGCTTTTTATGTTAAAAGATAAAATCAATTATAGACATAAAGAGGATTTAACTAAGGAAATTAAGAAAAAAAAGAATAGTAATTTTATCATTACTTTGTTGATTATTTTGGGTATTACTTCTTCAATTGCGCTAGCATTTGTTAAACCAAGCTTTTCTATAATACCTCTATTTTTTGTTGGCTTTCTTTTAAATATAAGATTTAAGTTATCAAAAGACATTGAGAACTTAACAGATGATAAATATAGTAAAGAAAGATTAAAAGAGATAGAGGAGAAAATTATAGATAAAGAAAATAAGTTAAATGAATATGTAAACATGCTTAAGTTTTCCTCACTAGAGGAATTAGGTGTGTCTTTAAGAAAATATAAAAGGCATAAAGAAGAAATAAGAGTACTAGGTGACTTAATAAAAGAGAGAGAAGAAAAAAGTTATAATGGGGAGATAAGTGAAATAAGAACTAGATATTTAGAAGATAATAAGATGCTAAATACTATTTTTGGTTATGCAGGGTGTGATAGCTTAGAAGCGCTACTATTAAAGATTAAAGACTTAAAGGAAGTCTTATCTAGAGAAAAAATTGTGAATGCAAGGTGGAAAGATTATAGTGAAAATCTAAAATCTCTTAATAATGAAAAAGAGAGAAAAGAGAAAAATTTATACGATAAGTTAGAGGTGATAGGTTTTCAAGACATTCCACTAAATAATTTAAATTTAGAATTAGATAAGATATTAGATAAATTAAAAGAAAAAGATCAGGTACAAGCCTCGCTAAAATCAGTAGAAGAAACATATAAGGTTCTTCTTAAGGATAGGGATTTAGAAAATATAAATAAAGAGCTTGAGTATATTATTAATGACAATTTAGATTATTCCTTTGAGACAGAAGAAGAGGTTGATTTTGAAATTAAACAAACAAATTTAAAACTTATAAATATTGAGAAGGAGCTTAAAGATGTAGAAAACTCAATATATAATAGGTTTTTAGGTAAGAGAAGTTTAATTACCATAGAGGGAGATTTACAGGAAACACTAGATAATATTAACGAACTTTCATTAAGATTGAAGGGAGTAGAGCTATCTATTGAATTATTAGAGGAATCCTTTAAAGAACTTCAGAAAAATATGGGACCTGTATTAAATGAGAAGGTATCTTATTATTTTTCGAAGTTAACATCAGGTAAATACAAAGAAGTAAAGGTATCACAGAATTATGAACTTGTAGTTGTTCAGGATAAAGGCGATATCTTAAGTGGAGAATTATTAAGTAATGGAGCTTGGGATCAAGTATATCTCTCATTAAGATTAGCGCTTGTTGATATGCTTTTTAAAGAAGAAAAGGTACCTTTAATTTTTGATGATGCTTTTGTTCAATATGATGATAATAGACTTAAGAATGTGCTTGAGGTATTAAGTGAAATTAGTTATAAAAGACAGATAATTTTATTTAGCTGCCAAAAGAGAGAAGTAGAGATATTAAAAAACATGGCACCTAAAATAGAGACATTAAATACCGAAATGCAAGTGATAGAACTGATATAG